In Sphingobium sp. Cam5-1, the following proteins share a genomic window:
- a CDS encoding SDR family NAD(P)-dependent oxidoreductase has product MGEFSGRTVLITGAAGGFGRVLTSKLLEAGANLVLGDLNEAALAELAASIPGRIAWVRCDVTVEGDQKALVDLAVATFGRLDIAINNAGGTSPMKSFLDTTEQDLDWNFTLNAKSIFLGMKHQIAAMIAGGGGSIMNVASVAGIAGAPKNLAYGAAKHAVVGMTRTAAVEFARSNVRVNAICPYFSLTPLVTESNLIERKAQMEAAVPMKRLAEPEEVASAILALVSPSNSYLTGQAVAVDGGLTAF; this is encoded by the coding sequence ATGGGTGAATTTTCGGGCAGGACGGTCCTGATCACTGGTGCGGCCGGTGGGTTCGGCCGTGTGCTGACGTCAAAGCTCCTGGAAGCTGGCGCCAACCTCGTGCTGGGCGATCTCAACGAAGCGGCGCTCGCGGAACTGGCCGCCTCGATTCCTGGCCGGATCGCGTGGGTACGATGCGATGTCACCGTGGAGGGAGATCAGAAAGCTTTGGTTGACCTTGCGGTCGCGACCTTCGGCCGCCTTGACATCGCGATCAACAATGCGGGGGGCACCTCGCCCATGAAGAGCTTTTTGGACACGACCGAACAGGACCTTGACTGGAACTTCACGCTGAATGCCAAGAGCATTTTCCTGGGCATGAAGCATCAGATCGCGGCGATGATCGCGGGCGGCGGCGGCTCGATCATGAACGTCGCGTCCGTCGCTGGCATCGCGGGCGCACCGAAAAATCTGGCATATGGCGCGGCCAAGCATGCAGTGGTCGGCATGACGCGCACCGCTGCGGTGGAATTTGCGCGCAGCAATGTTCGGGTAAATGCGATCTGCCCCTATTTCAGCCTCACCCCGCTTGTCACGGAGAGCAACCTCATCGAGCGCAAGGCGCAAATGGAAGCCGCCGTGCCCATGAAGCGGCTGGCCGAACCAGAAGAGGTCGCGTCTGCCATATTGGCGCTCGTATCGCCTTCCAACAGCTATTTGACCGGTCAGGCCGTTGCCGTGGATGGCGGACTGACCGCTTTTTGA
- a CDS encoding SDR family NAD(P)-dependent oxidoreductase, with the protein MFRHERLKGTSDASPERALVTGATSGIGRATALRLAERGATLCLVGRNESAAKTLSAQIEDMGSQALVVLADVSDGHAVERAVRRFAEAYGGIDTVVASAGVAPKGNATETSIEDWKQCISINLDSVFYLARFAMPELIKTRGTFTIISSDAGMWGDSDFAAYIASKHGVHGLMKSLALDYGRYGVRTNAVCPGFVETPMADKLLANLSPEKLEALRKAVPLARFAQPEDVADVVAHLSSDEARHTNGTEYRLDGGKTCGHYKP; encoded by the coding sequence ATGTTCAGACATGAACGCCTGAAGGGAACATCGGACGCTTCGCCGGAGCGCGCGCTCGTCACCGGGGCGACATCGGGCATCGGGCGGGCCACTGCGCTGCGGCTGGCCGAACGGGGGGCGACGCTCTGCCTGGTGGGGCGCAATGAAAGCGCGGCGAAAACGTTGAGCGCTCAAATTGAAGATATGGGCAGCCAAGCCCTCGTTGTTCTCGCCGATGTGAGCGATGGTCATGCGGTGGAACGAGCGGTACGCAGGTTCGCAGAAGCCTATGGCGGCATCGACACAGTCGTCGCGTCGGCTGGGGTCGCTCCCAAGGGAAATGCGACTGAAACCAGTATCGAAGATTGGAAACAGTGTATATCGATCAATCTGGATTCAGTCTTCTATCTCGCACGTTTTGCAATGCCTGAGCTGATCAAGACACGCGGCACGTTCACGATCATCAGTTCGGACGCGGGCATGTGGGGTGACTCCGACTTTGCGGCCTACATCGCTTCCAAACATGGCGTGCATGGGCTGATGAAGTCGCTGGCGCTTGACTATGGACGTTATGGTGTGCGGACCAATGCGGTCTGTCCCGGCTTCGTCGAAACGCCGATGGCCGACAAGCTGTTGGCGAACCTGTCGCCTGAAAAGCTGGAAGCGCTTCGAAAGGCGGTGCCCCTTGCAAGATTTGCGCAGCCCGAAGACGTGGCCGACGTGGTCGCACATTTATCTTCGGATGAAGCGCGCCACACCAATGGCACTGAATACCGGCTCGATGGCGGCAAGACCTGTGGTCATTACAAGCCCTGA
- a CDS encoding TonB-dependent receptor, protein MKILGKFTSNQLGRLSDDPVISGAQARILRQAYRAGLLAGGCLSLVMISPAHAQAPNSQAREGMGEIVVTAQRREQSIQKVGIAITALSGDELSKLGVATAADIARQVPALEFDSGSGGGLNAFVTIRGVSQVDYSEHQEAPNAVYLDEVYVPTPSMVAFPVYDLARAEALRGPQGTLFGRNSTGGLLQFVTKDPTKDWDGYFNTEYSSFSTGRVEGAVGGPIADGVAFRLAAFGQIGNGWFKNNNPAGGKDSFESNSFGIRGKLAFDIGSDWKAIVTGSLNKSPKHREGVYKAYPVYVDANGVTQFVPADVDIYGTGAGNDPFGYRDPSSKGTEGSFNDIGFLKKQTYYGTLKLQGSVGGATLTSISNYTKSKIDYLEDSDGTPNNIFNFASGGYTRQFSQELRLSGDAGPLNWTVGGYFLDLKGSYYTDFILVGNFDAINTYQQRTRSYAAFGQIEYEILPSVKVTVGGRYTHDRKVFNSQVALGPLDPNYTGTSADLYWDFNAQSAAAWGSSNKQSRGDWTGKFQVSYEPNNNMLLYAGVSRGIRGGGFNATADGTLGLQPDGVTVDYSAVPFGNETVVAYEGGAKLRIFDGKANVRASAFYYDYSGYQAFNYNGLISTVSNNDAYYTGGELEIFANPMEGLNISLGAAYLDAKVKGIATPGGIVDVRPVKAPKWSLNGVVTKRFDIGIYQLGLQYDFDYQSESKANLIVSPVTTLPSSWMHNARISIGRKDQGWELYGFVRNFTDVNRKAFAYDNSWTGLALGSFAPPRTYGVGFRKDF, encoded by the coding sequence ATGAAAATATTAGGCAAATTTACGTCTAACCAGTTGGGGCGACTCAGTGATGATCCTGTCATCAGCGGTGCTCAGGCGCGGATATTGCGGCAGGCGTATCGCGCCGGTCTTCTTGCAGGCGGATGCCTCTCGCTTGTCATGATCAGCCCTGCTCATGCGCAGGCGCCGAACAGCCAAGCCCGTGAGGGCATGGGTGAGATCGTCGTCACGGCCCAGCGCCGTGAGCAATCCATCCAGAAGGTCGGTATTGCCATCACGGCGTTGTCGGGCGACGAACTTTCCAAACTGGGTGTCGCGACGGCTGCTGACATAGCGCGTCAGGTCCCTGCGCTGGAATTTGACAGCGGCAGTGGCGGCGGGCTCAATGCTTTTGTGACCATACGCGGTGTGTCGCAGGTCGACTATTCGGAGCATCAGGAAGCGCCCAACGCCGTCTATCTTGATGAAGTCTACGTTCCGACGCCATCGATGGTCGCCTTCCCTGTCTATGACCTTGCGCGCGCGGAGGCGCTTCGTGGGCCGCAGGGAACGCTTTTTGGCCGGAACTCGACAGGTGGCCTGCTTCAGTTCGTGACCAAGGATCCCACCAAGGATTGGGACGGCTATTTCAATACCGAATATAGCAGCTTTTCCACCGGACGCGTCGAAGGGGCCGTCGGTGGGCCGATTGCGGATGGTGTCGCGTTCCGCCTCGCAGCTTTTGGACAGATCGGTAACGGTTGGTTCAAGAACAACAATCCGGCGGGCGGCAAGGACAGTTTCGAATCCAATAGCTTCGGGATACGCGGGAAGCTCGCCTTCGACATTGGCTCGGACTGGAAGGCGATAGTGACCGGGTCGCTCAACAAGAGCCCCAAGCATCGGGAGGGGGTCTACAAAGCCTACCCGGTCTATGTTGATGCCAATGGCGTAACCCAGTTCGTCCCTGCGGATGTTGATATTTATGGCACGGGTGCCGGCAATGATCCGTTCGGATATCGCGATCCGAGCAGTAAGGGAACCGAAGGGTCGTTCAACGATATCGGCTTCCTGAAGAAGCAGACCTATTATGGAACGCTCAAGCTGCAAGGATCGGTCGGCGGAGCAACCCTGACTTCGATCAGCAATTATACCAAGTCCAAGATCGATTATCTTGAGGATTCCGACGGTACGCCAAATAATATCTTTAATTTCGCGAGCGGCGGTTACACGCGCCAATTCTCTCAGGAATTGCGACTTTCAGGTGACGCGGGTCCGTTGAACTGGACCGTGGGCGGCTATTTCCTGGACCTTAAAGGCTCCTACTATACAGACTTCATTCTGGTAGGTAATTTCGACGCCATCAATACCTATCAGCAACGCACGCGTTCCTATGCCGCCTTCGGTCAGATCGAATATGAGATTCTGCCATCGGTGAAGGTTACCGTCGGCGGACGCTACACCCATGACCGCAAAGTGTTCAATTCGCAGGTGGCGCTGGGGCCGTTGGACCCCAATTACACCGGCACGTCTGCCGACCTTTATTGGGATTTCAATGCCCAGTCAGCAGCGGCGTGGGGTAGTTCCAACAAGCAGAGTCGTGGCGATTGGACCGGCAAGTTCCAAGTCAGCTATGAACCCAACAATAATATGCTGCTGTACGCGGGGGTCAGCCGGGGCATCCGCGGCGGGGGTTTCAATGCGACGGCGGACGGCACGCTGGGCCTTCAACCCGATGGCGTAACCGTCGACTATTCGGCGGTGCCCTTTGGTAACGAGACGGTGGTTGCGTATGAAGGCGGTGCCAAGCTGCGCATTTTCGACGGCAAGGCCAATGTCCGCGCAAGCGCTTTCTATTACGACTATTCCGGTTATCAGGCGTTCAACTATAATGGCCTGATCTCCACAGTGTCGAACAACGATGCCTATTATACGGGTGGTGAACTCGAAATCTTCGCCAATCCAATGGAAGGTCTGAATATTTCGCTGGGCGCGGCCTATCTGGATGCGAAAGTTAAGGGTATCGCGACACCCGGAGGAATTGTTGACGTAAGACCTGTTAAGGCACCGAAATGGTCCCTGAACGGCGTTGTTACCAAGAGATTCGATATCGGTATCTATCAGCTCGGCCTGCAATATGATTTCGACTATCAGTCGGAAAGCAAGGCCAACCTGATCGTGTCGCCTGTGACCACCTTGCCGTCCAGCTGGATGCACAACGCGCGCATCAGCATCGGGCGCAAAGATCAGGGATGGGAACTGTACGGCTTCGTTCGCAACTTTACGGACGTGAACCGCAAAGCCTTTGCCTACGACAATAGTTGGACGGGGCTTGCTCTCGGTTCTTTTGCTCCGCCGCGCACCTATGGCGTCGGGTTCCGAAAGGATTTCTGA
- a CDS encoding aspartate aminotransferase family protein → MAIWPDQDSQSRQLYERGLKVYPGGITRLVPWLEPFPVYTKFGKGAYVTDVDGTSRLDLLNNFASLIHGHANPAIIEAVSKQLVLGTAFTNPTEIEIELAELLCDRIESAENVRFSNSGSEAVMSAIKAARAYTGRPAIVKVEGSYHGSYDYAEVSLDTPKEQFATPPKSVGYAAGVPDRLLEDVYVIPFNDPETAASVIRAHKDRIGAILLDAAPSYLGFTPVSPEFAASLRDLATEIGAVFILDEVITFRLDHGGAQKKFGVKPDLTVLGKIIGGGFPVGALVGSKEVMQVFDHRSGRPLVPWSGTFSANPITMTAGKVTLDLLTPELVAHINTLGDRVRAGLTQAFASSGFPGQVTGVGSMFKIITHQRPVYDYRSQRHSPAESAAMMELQRMLVLKGFHVSGAGMGFLSTAMVAQDIDNFCAATEECLRQLPHPDSGK, encoded by the coding sequence ATGGCAATCTGGCCTGACCAGGACTCCCAATCGAGGCAACTCTACGAACGCGGGCTCAAGGTCTATCCCGGGGGCATTACGCGGCTGGTGCCGTGGCTTGAGCCCTTCCCGGTCTATACGAAATTCGGCAAGGGCGCCTATGTCACCGACGTCGATGGCACGTCGCGGCTGGACCTGCTCAACAATTTCGCATCGCTCATCCATGGTCATGCCAATCCGGCGATCATAGAGGCAGTTTCCAAACAATTGGTGCTGGGCACAGCCTTCACCAATCCGACCGAGATTGAAATCGAGCTCGCTGAACTGCTGTGTGACCGCATAGAGTCGGCGGAAAATGTCCGGTTCAGCAATAGTGGTTCCGAAGCGGTGATGTCGGCGATCAAGGCCGCGCGCGCCTATACCGGCCGCCCGGCGATCGTGAAGGTGGAAGGCAGCTATCATGGCTCCTACGACTATGCCGAAGTCAGCCTCGATACACCCAAGGAACAGTTCGCCACGCCGCCCAAATCGGTCGGCTATGCGGCGGGTGTTCCCGATCGATTGCTCGAGGATGTCTATGTCATTCCTTTCAATGATCCGGAAACCGCCGCCAGCGTGATCCGGGCGCATAAGGACCGGATCGGCGCGATCTTGCTGGATGCCGCGCCAAGCTATCTGGGCTTTACGCCCGTATCGCCGGAATTTGCAGCTAGCCTGCGCGACCTTGCGACAGAGATCGGCGCAGTGTTCATCCTGGATGAGGTCATTACCTTCCGGCTCGACCATGGTGGGGCGCAGAAGAAATTCGGCGTGAAGCCCGACCTGACCGTGCTGGGCAAGATCATCGGCGGCGGCTTTCCGGTCGGTGCGCTCGTCGGATCGAAGGAGGTCATGCAGGTCTTCGATCATCGCTCGGGCAGGCCGCTGGTCCCTTGGAGCGGGACTTTTTCGGCCAATCCCATAACGATGACGGCGGGCAAGGTGACGCTGGACCTGCTGACGCCTGAACTGGTCGCGCATATCAACACGCTGGGCGATCGCGTCCGCGCCGGTTTGACGCAAGCCTTCGCCTCATCAGGGTTTCCGGGGCAGGTTACGGGCGTTGGATCCATGTTCAAGATCATCACGCATCAGCGCCCCGTCTACGACTATCGCAGCCAGCGACACAGCCCGGCGGAAAGTGCGGCGATGATGGAATTGCAGCGCATGCTCGTGCTCAAGGGCTTCCATGTGTCGGGCGCCGGCATGGGGTTCCTGTCCACCGCCATGGTTGCGCAAGACATCGACAATTTCTGTGCGGCTACGGAGGAATGCCTCCGTCAACTTCCTCATCCTGATAGCGGGAAATGA
- a CDS encoding class I adenylate-forming enzyme family protein, with protein MPKLERLWDSLYHWAEHRSDRVAIRHGSRLMTFAQLAHEAECRAQWLMNLGVTAGDRVIVVGYNSIDWVVAYLGIMRLGAIAALVNNRISPKQMADSAALLEAKLALADIKHQYMFGIANVRLDVLEAWERPLQMSLPPLPAADDPAVISFTSGTTGLPKGAVLSARAIFEASATYQRFLNTGPDDNTIVLSPLFHNTGFIDQLGQMLIVGGETVLVTEFHRKDAIEAFRQSPSTFVTAVPSVLRMLMLMDESDVVFGPARVVVFGGSPMPQAWSSELNDRWPHLALVHGYGLTEFGSACTFLPATLIHDHGASVGFPAPGVKMRLVDDQDNDVPAGTVGEIWVAGPTRMLGYWRCPAETARKIRGEWLRTGDLGKMDQDGRLYLSGRVDDIINRGGEKILPSHVECLLSECPGVANCTVVGVPDPVLHQVPVAVVERREDQAFSRSDAVAHLTANLPCYAVPKEYVVVDRLPRMASGKVDRKAALDLAIARCAR; from the coding sequence ATGCCCAAACTCGAACGTCTCTGGGACAGCCTATATCACTGGGCTGAGCATCGTTCCGATCGGGTCGCGATCAGGCACGGATCGAGGCTGATGACCTTCGCTCAACTGGCGCACGAGGCGGAGTGCCGGGCGCAATGGCTCATGAATCTGGGCGTGACGGCTGGCGATCGGGTCATCGTCGTGGGCTATAATAGCATCGACTGGGTGGTCGCCTATCTGGGCATCATGCGCTTGGGAGCCATCGCGGCTCTGGTCAATAACCGGATTTCGCCTAAGCAGATGGCCGATTCTGCTGCGTTATTGGAGGCGAAACTCGCCCTGGCGGACATCAAGCACCAATATATGTTCGGTATCGCGAACGTGCGGCTTGATGTGCTGGAAGCATGGGAACGGCCGCTTCAAATGTCACTTCCGCCTCTCCCTGCCGCCGACGATCCGGCAGTCATAAGCTTCACGTCGGGCACGACGGGGCTGCCAAAAGGCGCGGTTCTGAGCGCGCGGGCCATTTTCGAAGCATCCGCCACCTATCAGCGGTTTCTGAATACCGGCCCGGACGACAACACCATCGTGCTTTCGCCCCTGTTCCACAATACGGGTTTTATCGACCAATTGGGGCAGATGCTGATCGTCGGCGGCGAGACGGTGCTGGTGACAGAGTTTCATCGCAAGGATGCCATTGAGGCTTTCCGCCAGTCGCCCTCCACCTTCGTCACTGCTGTTCCCAGCGTGCTGCGCATGCTGATGCTGATGGACGAAAGCGATGTCGTGTTCGGACCTGCCCGTGTTGTTGTGTTCGGGGGATCGCCCATGCCTCAGGCCTGGTCGAGCGAACTTAACGACCGTTGGCCTCATTTGGCATTGGTCCACGGCTACGGCCTCACCGAGTTCGGATCGGCCTGCACTTTCCTCCCGGCCACGCTTATTCATGATCATGGCGCGTCTGTCGGCTTTCCCGCACCGGGGGTGAAAATGCGGCTCGTGGACGACCAGGACAACGATGTGCCAGCGGGTACAGTCGGCGAGATATGGGTGGCAGGGCCAACACGCATGCTGGGCTACTGGCGCTGTCCGGCCGAAACCGCACGAAAGATCCGTGGCGAATGGTTGCGGACTGGTGATCTGGGGAAGATGGACCAGGACGGACGCCTATATCTAAGCGGCCGGGTGGACGACATTATCAATCGCGGCGGGGAGAAGATCCTGCCTTCTCACGTCGAGTGCCTGCTATCGGAATGCCCCGGCGTCGCCAACTGCACCGTCGTTGGCGTTCCTGACCCAGTGCTGCACCAGGTGCCGGTCGCCGTGGTGGAACGCCGGGAAGATCAGGCGTTCAGTCGCTCCGACGCCGTCGCTCATTTGACCGCCAACCTGCCCTGCTATGCCGTTCCCAAGGAATATGTCGTCGTAGATCGGCTGCCGCGGATGGCTTCAGGCAAGGTCGATCGCAAGGCTGCCTTGGACCTGGCGATCGCCCGGTGCGCACGATGA
- a CDS encoding membrane-bound PQQ-dependent dehydrogenase, glucose/quinate/shikimate family: MPVDPMESGARAKGAPGAFLRNACRLLGALLALVGLILLLGGAWLVLLGGTPYYLLSGAALTLSGGFLMRAKVIAFWIFAAAYAGTIVWALAEAGLNFWPQLPRLGPFLVMGVIMAWLWGRLVPSKRRAGRAAVALQLLIIVAGIAAMFLPHGVIHGADTRADGVEAVNNPAWQWRSYGGDAGAGHFAPFAQINRDNVSQLKQAWIFRTGEVNDSPDMQATPIQVGSNLYFCTAHNRIFAVDADTGRRVWSFDPKVSANGTWNRCRGVAFHEVSAPATGKIAGDCTQRILATTIDARLIALDATNGQPCLGFGRNGQVDLTVGLGTMKPGWYYPTSAPLVARGRVIVGGWVSDNQSADEPGGVVRAFDAVTGRLVWAWDAGREGGQPQPGVAQDQSVKFARSTPNFWGTATFDDRLGLVYVPTGNGTSDHWGGMRSPETDRYSTSVIAINVETGRLAWHYQTVHHDLWDWDLSAPPSFVDMPDGRGGTIPALVQVGKAGQIYVLDRRNGRPVTPVAERPVPQTAAPGDHLSPTQPYSVGMPQLIPQRLTERDMWGLTFFDQLACRIAYRKLHYLGQYTPPAESDTLIWPGYLGGMNWGGVAIDPARKLLMVNDIRLSTIVRLVPRKDVEGKVQANFSHAGYELHPVKGAPFGVELKSFLSLLGLPCEQPPWGKITAIDLQSRRVRWQVPAGTGLEQTFNLVGVELPVKLGMPSISSTMMTASGLAFYAGANDPFLRAWDSASGRELWKARLPAGSQATPMSYLSPRTGRQYVVVAAGGTPYSKRVGDYVVAYALP; this comes from the coding sequence ATGCCAGTTGATCCGATGGAAAGCGGCGCTCGGGCGAAGGGTGCTCCTGGCGCCTTCCTGCGCAACGCCTGCCGCTTGTTGGGCGCCTTGCTTGCCCTTGTCGGGTTGATCCTGCTGCTGGGTGGTGCATGGCTCGTCCTGCTGGGTGGCACGCCCTATTATCTGTTGTCTGGGGCCGCATTGACGCTCAGCGGTGGCTTCCTCATGCGCGCGAAGGTCATTGCGTTCTGGATCTTTGCGGCAGCCTATGCGGGCACAATCGTCTGGGCGCTGGCTGAAGCCGGATTGAATTTCTGGCCTCAATTGCCCCGCCTGGGTCCCTTTCTTGTCATGGGTGTGATCATGGCGTGGCTCTGGGGGCGGCTGGTCCCGTCGAAGCGCCGCGCAGGCCGCGCGGCGGTCGCGCTGCAATTGCTCATCATCGTCGCCGGGATAGCGGCTATGTTCCTGCCGCATGGTGTGATCCACGGTGCCGATACCCGCGCCGATGGCGTGGAAGCAGTGAACAACCCCGCATGGCAATGGCGATCCTATGGCGGGGATGCAGGCGCGGGTCATTTCGCGCCATTTGCCCAGATCAACAGGGATAATGTGTCCCAGTTGAAGCAGGCTTGGATCTTCCGCACGGGAGAGGTCAACGATAGTCCCGACATGCAGGCCACGCCGATCCAGGTGGGGTCAAACCTCTATTTCTGTACGGCGCATAACCGCATATTCGCCGTCGATGCCGATACGGGACGGCGCGTCTGGTCCTTCGATCCGAAGGTCAGCGCCAACGGTACCTGGAACCGGTGCAGGGGCGTCGCCTTCCATGAGGTTTCCGCGCCAGCGACAGGCAAAATCGCAGGCGACTGTACCCAGCGTATTTTGGCCACCACCATTGATGCCCGACTGATCGCACTCGATGCGACCAATGGACAGCCCTGCCTCGGCTTCGGCCGTAACGGGCAGGTCGATCTGACCGTAGGATTGGGCACGATGAAGCCGGGATGGTACTATCCAACCTCCGCGCCTCTTGTGGCGCGGGGCAGGGTGATCGTTGGTGGCTGGGTATCCGATAATCAGTCAGCGGATGAGCCGGGCGGGGTGGTCAGGGCCTTCGACGCCGTTACGGGCCGCCTTGTTTGGGCATGGGATGCTGGACGGGAAGGGGGGCAGCCTCAGCCTGGCGTCGCCCAAGACCAGTCCGTTAAATTCGCTCGTTCCACGCCGAATTTCTGGGGTACGGCGACCTTCGATGACCGGTTGGGGCTGGTCTATGTGCCCACCGGCAACGGAACGTCAGATCATTGGGGCGGCATGCGTTCGCCCGAAACCGACCGCTATTCAACCTCCGTCATCGCCATCAATGTGGAGACCGGGCGCCTCGCCTGGCATTATCAGACGGTCCACCATGACCTCTGGGATTGGGACCTGTCCGCGCCTCCTTCCTTCGTAGATATGCCCGATGGGCGAGGGGGGACGATCCCGGCCTTGGTGCAGGTCGGCAAGGCTGGTCAGATCTATGTTCTCGACCGGCGGAACGGGCGTCCGGTCACGCCGGTGGCCGAGCGCCCGGTTCCGCAAACTGCTGCGCCCGGCGATCACCTGTCGCCGACGCAACCCTATTCGGTTGGCATGCCGCAGTTGATCCCGCAGCGCTTGACCGAACGCGATATGTGGGGCCTTACCTTCTTCGATCAGCTCGCCTGCCGCATCGCATACCGCAAGTTGCATTATCTGGGGCAATATACACCCCCGGCCGAAAGCGACACGCTGATCTGGCCCGGCTATCTTGGCGGCATGAACTGGGGCGGGGTGGCGATTGATCCGGCGCGCAAGCTTCTGATGGTCAATGACATTCGCCTTTCCACCATTGTCCGACTGGTCCCGCGTAAGGACGTGGAAGGCAAAGTACAGGCCAATTTCAGCCATGCAGGCTATGAACTCCATCCCGTCAAGGGTGCGCCCTTCGGCGTCGAGCTGAAGAGCTTCCTGTCGCTCCTCGGATTGCCGTGCGAACAGCCGCCCTGGGGCAAGATCACCGCGATTGACCTCCAGAGCCGCCGCGTCAGATGGCAAGTACCGGCTGGCACGGGATTGGAGCAGACATTCAACCTGGTCGGTGTGGAACTGCCGGTGAAGCTGGGCATGCCGTCCATTTCATCGACCATGATGACGGCGTCAGGCCTTGCCTTTTACGCCGGTGCCAACGACCCCTTCCTTCGGGCGTGGGATTCCGCCAGCGGGCGTGAGCTATGGAAGGCGCGGCTTCCCGCCGGGTCGCAGGCGACGCCCATGTCCTATCTGTCCCCGCGCACAGGACGGCAGTATGTCGTCGTGGCTGCGGGTGGAACGCCTTACAGCAAGCGTGTTGGGGACTATGTCGTGGCCTATGCCTTGCCGTGA
- a CDS encoding SDR family NAD(P)-dependent oxidoreductase, which yields MKYDGKVVVVTGAGSGMGRAMVSEFVAQGGRVAALGRTLDKIRQTVELGGGPERVMAIRADVAVEADVIGAIDEVIARWGRIDLLCNNAGVLDSYRPAHEVSLDEWNEVMAANATGPFLMAKYAIPHMLKQGKGGIINIASTASFSAAGGGSAYTASKHAVMGLTRQLCFEYGALGIRVNAICPGATATPMAIPDTQTATSPDMEAAVAKVPARRWCQPEEIAKMTAFLGSDDADYVHGSAYVIDGGWLTAAREAF from the coding sequence ATGAAATATGACGGAAAAGTGGTGGTGGTGACCGGAGCGGGTTCTGGCATGGGACGCGCCATGGTGAGCGAGTTCGTCGCTCAGGGCGGTCGCGTGGCGGCTCTGGGGCGAACGCTGGACAAGATACGCCAGACGGTCGAACTGGGTGGCGGTCCCGAGAGGGTCATGGCCATCCGCGCGGATGTCGCGGTGGAGGCCGATGTGATCGGCGCGATTGACGAGGTTATCGCGCGCTGGGGCCGTATCGACCTGCTCTGCAACAATGCAGGCGTGCTGGACAGCTATCGCCCGGCACATGAAGTCAGCCTGGACGAATGGAACGAGGTGATGGCCGCCAACGCGACCGGGCCGTTCCTGATGGCGAAATATGCCATTCCCCACATGCTGAAACAGGGCAAGGGCGGGATCATCAACATCGCGTCCACCGCTTCGTTCAGCGCGGCAGGCGGCGGTTCGGCCTATACCGCGTCCAAACATGCGGTGATGGGCCTCACCCGTCAGCTTTGCTTCGAATATGGCGCGCTCGGCATCCGGGTGAATGCGATCTGCCCCGGCGCGACTGCGACGCCGATGGCGATCCCCGATACGCAGACCGCTACGTCCCCCGACATGGAAGCGGCGGTGGCGAAGGTGCCCGCACGCCGATGGTGCCAGCCTGAGGAGATCGCGAAGATGACAGCGTTCCTTGGCAGTGACGATGCCGATTACGTGCATGGCAGCGCGTACGTCATCGATGGCGGCTGGCTGACGGCGGCGCGGGAAGCATTCTGA